A stretch of DNA from Synechococcus sp. PROS-9-1:
GTGACATTGCCGACCCGTCTCAACGATGAGGAACGCGGTCTTCTCGAAGATTTGGCTGGACACCATTCAGCCCGTGGTGAACAACACCATCACCACAAGAGCGGCCTGTTTGCCCGACTCTTCGGGCAGCGCTGACGGATGAGTGATGCCCAATCTGATCATTATCTGGATCTAAGAGGCACCCCTTGTCCAACCAATTTCATTCGCTGTCGTTTGGCCTTGGAGGCCATGCGTCCCGGGCAGCAGTTTCAGGTTGATCTTGATCGGGGTGAGCCTGAGGAGATGGTGATCCCAGGACTGACTCGGGATGGTCATCAGGTGGAGGTGATGGACCAAGCCAAGGATTGGGTGCGTCTTCAGGTGGTGTGTGGTGGTTGATCAGTCGGCTCAGTCCGGCATGGTTGTTGCGCTCCAGGCCAACTACTTAGAGGTGGAGCTGGATCAGGTGTCTGAGTTGATTCCTTCACGACTGCTTTGCACTCGGCGCACGCGCTTGACTCATCGCGGTGAGGCGGTCTACGTCGGTGATCGCGTCAGGGTGGAAGCCATCGATGTGAACCATGCCCGTGCGGTGGTTGCTGATGTCGAACCTCGCGTCAGTTTTTTGACACGTCCGCCCGTCGCCAACGCCACCACGGTGGTCGTGGCATTGGCAGTGGATCAACCAGCTTTTGACCCCGACCAGGCCAGTCGTTTTCTGTTGACGGCAGAGCGAACGTCACTGGTGGTGCAGCTGGTCTTAACGAAAACTGATCTCTTAGAGCCGGAGGCCTTGGAGCGGCTGCGCGTTCGCCTTCATGCCTGGGGGTATCCCCCTTTATTGGTATCGACGTGCAGCGGCCTTGGGCTTTCCAAGCTGAAACAAAGCCTTGCCGGATCGTCTCTTTCAGTGCTGTGCGGGCCCTCAGGAGTTGGGAAGAGCTCATTGTTGAACGCTTTGATCCCAACGCTCGATTTGCGGATTGGTGCCGTTTCAGGACGGCTGCAGCGAGGACGTCACACCACGCGGCATGTGGAGTTGCATCGCTTGGAGGGTGAGGCACGTGTTGCTGATACGCCCGGTTTCAACCGGCCAGAGCTGCCAGACGACCCCAGAAATCTTGAGGTGTTGTTTCCGGAATTACGCGCTCAGCTCGAGCCCCATCCCTGTCGTTTTAGGGATTGTTTGCACCGTAATGAACCTGGATGCGGAGTTACACGCGATTGGGAGCGATACCCGATCTACAGGCGAGCTGTAGAGGATCTTCTTGGGCTTAACCGCCCATCCCGGGGAGATTGAGATTGAGTCCGCCGGTGAGTTCTTCCATGCGTTCTTTCATGGTTCCGGTTGAGCGCTCATAGGCCGATTGCAAGGCGGCGAGTGTGGCGGCTTCTGTTGCTTCCTGTCCTTCGCTCAGCAGGGATGGATCCAGTTTCACTCTCAATGGTTGTTGATTGCCAGACAACCAGATGCTGGCTCGACCGTCTTCACTGTTGCCCTCGATCTCCATTGCATCGAGTTCCTCTTGCAGTTTTTGCGCGTCTTGCTGGATTTGTTGAGCTTTTCGGAATGCCTCAGTGAGCTGTCCGAAATTGGGAAGTCCAAACCCTGCCATGACACCAATGAAGTGATGCGAAGGCTAATCGGTCGTTTGAAAGCCCAAGCGTTTCACTTCAGGATGCAAAGTGATTCCGTGCATCCGTTTCACTTCGTTCTGCACGAAGTCGATCAAGGCGCGGATGTCATCGGCTGTGGCATCACCAACGTTGACGATGAAATTGGCATGCAGCGGTGAGACTTCCGCACCTCCGATTCGTTTCCCCTTGAGCCCTAAGCCTTCGATGAGCTGTCCCGCTTTTTCGGGCTCTGGGTTGCGGAACACACTTCCGCAGCTTGGCCATTGGTAGGGCTGGGTGGTGGTGCGATGACTGAGGTTGCCACTGGTCTTGCGCATCAATTCCTTGGCGTC
This window harbors:
- the rsgA gene encoding ribosome small subunit-dependent GTPase A, which codes for MVVALQANYLEVELDQVSELIPSRLLCTRRTRLTHRGEAVYVGDRVRVEAIDVNHARAVVADVEPRVSFLTRPPVANATTVVVALAVDQPAFDPDQASRFLLTAERTSLVVQLVLTKTDLLEPEALERLRVRLHAWGYPPLLVSTCSGLGLSKLKQSLAGSSLSVLCGPSGVGKSSLLNALIPTLDLRIGAVSGRLQRGRHTTRHVELHRLEGEARVADTPGFNRPELPDDPRNLEVLFPELRAQLEPHPCRFRDCLHRNEPGCGVTRDWERYPIYRRAVEDLLGLNRPSRGD
- a CDS encoding YbaB/EbfC family nucleoid-associated protein; translated protein: MAGFGLPNFGQLTEAFRKAQQIQQDAQKLQEELDAMEIEGNSEDGRASIWLSGNQQPLRVKLDPSLLSEGQEATEAATLAALQSAYERSTGTMKERMEELTGGLNLNLPGMGG
- a CDS encoding sulfurtransferase TusA family protein, translating into MSDAQSDHYLDLRGTPCPTNFIRCRLALEAMRPGQQFQVDLDRGEPEEMVIPGLTRDGHQVEVMDQAKDWVRLQVVCGG